One Candidatus Paceibacterota bacterium genomic window carries:
- a CDS encoding response regulator — protein sequence MADSNKLEGVTVMWVEDDNFLSEMIAKKLKDQGANLEFAASGEDAVKQLDERKPDVLLLDILLPGMDGYEVLKQMKQKEELKDVPVILFSNLGQQEDIDKGYKLGADKFLVKATIDLNGVVDEITKLLKEKQSA from the coding sequence ATGGCAGATTCAAACAAACTTGAAGGCGTTACAGTAATGTGGGTAGAAGACGACAATTTCCTGAGCGAAATGATAGCCAAGAAGCTTAAAGACCAGGGTGCAAATCTTGAATTTGCTGCCAGTGGTGAAGACGCGGTGAAGCAACTAGACGAAAGGAAGCCTGACGTCCTTCTTCTCGATATTCTCCTTCCCGGAATGGATGGATACGAAGTGCTTAAGCAGATGAAACAAAAGGAAGAGCTGAAAGATGTGCCGGTTATTCTATTCTCTAATCTTGGTCAACAGGAAGATATCGACAAAGGATACAAGCTTGGAGCCGATAAGTTTCTCGTAAAGGCTACTATCGATCTTAATGGTGTAGTTGATGAGATAACGAAACTTCTCAAGGAAAAACAATCAGCATAG
- the uvrA gene encoding excinuclease ABC subunit UvrA, with amino-acid sequence MTNVNNKKENKKKTVPTSNKKNSKKSAGAANKAGKKNPTKQGVANKLAKVHHELKPGELGEENITVRGARTHNLQNVTLTIPRNQLVVFTGLSGSGKSSLAFDTIFAEGQRRYIESLSSYARQFLQQMQKPDVDEIAGLSPAISIDQKSRSSNPRSTVATITEIYDYLRVLYARIGKPHCLECGREIEKLSHNEIKELIIDRVEEKNSAIQKNESKLSLPVYVEIYAPVVRGRKGEYYQMLYDLLNKGYSKVRVDGEIKDLREQIILDKNKRHDIDLLIDQINITDFTEGKTDEEKADLKEAEERLSEALEGALNETEGLVRIVFRDSAGARSEGAGVLEEFMMSSKYVCPYDGYSFPEVEPRLFSFNSPYGACPECNGLGTRFFFSNETCPVCNGARLRKEALNVTIGGKSIVEFTDQSNTDAKAFLEAMTLTKREEKISSVVFREIEDRLQFMMDVGIGYLTLNRSAKTLSGGEAQRIRLATQLGSKLVGALYVLDEPTIGLHPRDNERLVNTLKNLRDVGNTIIVVEHDEDTIFSSDYLVDIGPGAGVHGGQIVASGYLENLLVPDLDNKQLVKKSLTLQYLRGEKKVELPDKRRTAQKGAIQIRGGKAFNIKNLSVDIPLNKLITVTGVSGSGKSTFVYEILYKNLKARLEKRHRSAETFNAKRVEGTEYLGRTVMIDQSPIGRTPRSNPATYTGAFTPIRELFAETTEAKARGWKPRRFSFNVKGGRCETCQGNGYIAVEMHFLPTVYVPCDVCNGKRFMKETLEVEYRGKNIHDVLHMTVEESMKFFDDIPQISDRLRSLNDVGLGYLELGQSATTLSGGEAQRVKIASELYRQHTQKTMYILDEPTIGLHYEDVANLIVILQKLVEKGNTVLVIEHNMDLIKSSDYVIDIGPEGGEGGGTIVAKGTPEEVAEVENSHTGQYLKRSLKN; translated from the coding sequence ATGACAAACGTCAATAATAAAAAAGAGAATAAAAAGAAGACTGTGCCCACGAGCAATAAAAAAAACTCAAAAAAGAGTGCCGGAGCAGCTAACAAAGCTGGTAAGAAAAACCCTACTAAGCAGGGTGTAGCAAACAAACTCGCAAAAGTACATCATGAGCTTAAACCTGGCGAGTTGGGTGAGGAAAATATTACGGTGCGCGGAGCACGGACACACAACCTTCAGAATGTGACGCTAACTATTCCACGAAACCAGTTGGTGGTATTCACCGGTCTCTCCGGTTCCGGCAAATCATCGCTTGCATTTGATACTATTTTTGCCGAAGGACAGCGTCGGTACATTGAGTCGCTTTCGAGCTACGCCCGGCAGTTTCTTCAGCAAATGCAAAAACCGGATGTAGATGAGATCGCCGGTCTTTCACCGGCCATTTCGATCGATCAGAAGTCTCGCTCTTCAAACCCACGCTCTACTGTGGCGACGATCACCGAGATCTATGACTACTTGCGTGTACTGTATGCCCGTATCGGCAAGCCGCACTGTCTTGAGTGCGGGCGTGAGATCGAGAAACTTTCTCACAACGAGATCAAGGAGCTCATTATTGATCGCGTGGAGGAAAAAAACAGCGCGATTCAGAAAAACGAAAGCAAACTAAGCCTGCCGGTCTATGTTGAGATCTATGCGCCGGTCGTGCGTGGGAGAAAAGGGGAGTACTACCAGATGCTGTACGATCTGTTGAACAAAGGGTACAGCAAAGTACGGGTGGATGGGGAGATCAAGGATCTACGTGAACAGATCATTCTCGACAAGAATAAGCGCCACGACATTGATCTTTTGATCGATCAGATCAATATCACTGATTTTACTGAGGGAAAGACCGACGAGGAGAAAGCAGATCTCAAAGAAGCAGAAGAGCGACTTTCGGAAGCGCTCGAAGGGGCCTTGAATGAGACTGAGGGGCTTGTGCGGATAGTGTTCCGTGACAGTGCCGGGGCGCGCAGCGAAGGTGCCGGAGTGTTAGAAGAATTTATGATGTCTTCGAAATACGTCTGTCCGTATGACGGTTATTCATTTCCGGAAGTCGAGCCGCGGTTGTTTTCATTCAACTCTCCGTACGGAGCATGTCCGGAGTGTAACGGTCTGGGCACTCGGTTCTTTTTCTCAAACGAGACCTGTCCTGTCTGTAACGGTGCTCGGCTGAGAAAGGAGGCGCTTAACGTCACCATTGGCGGAAAGAGTATTGTTGAATTTACCGACCAGTCAAATACAGACGCAAAAGCGTTTCTAGAAGCCATGACCCTGACCAAACGAGAAGAAAAGATCTCGTCGGTCGTATTTCGGGAGATCGAAGACCGTCTTCAGTTCATGATGGATGTCGGTATCGGCTATCTCACACTCAACCGAAGTGCTAAGACACTTTCCGGCGGGGAGGCACAACGCATCCGGCTAGCCACTCAGCTGGGCTCCAAACTTGTAGGTGCTCTATATGTGCTTGATGAGCCGACTATCGGCCTACATCCGCGCGACAATGAGCGACTGGTGAACACGCTCAAAAACCTGCGTGATGTAGGAAACACGATAATTGTTGTAGAACACGACGAAGATACGATATTCTCGAGCGACTACTTGGTTGACATCGGGCCGGGCGCAGGCGTGCACGGCGGCCAGATCGTAGCATCCGGTTATCTTGAGAATCTTCTTGTGCCCGACCTAGACAACAAGCAGCTCGTTAAAAAGTCGCTGACCTTGCAATATCTTCGTGGAGAAAAGAAAGTTGAATTGCCGGACAAGCGCCGGACTGCCCAGAAGGGTGCTATTCAGATCCGTGGAGGTAAAGCTTTTAATATTAAGAACCTAAGCGTAGACATTCCACTCAATAAACTTATCACGGTCACCGGTGTGTCCGGCTCCGGCAAGTCCACGTTCGTCTATGAGATCCTCTACAAGAACCTCAAAGCTCGGCTCGAAAAGCGCCACCGTAGTGCTGAGACTTTCAACGCCAAGCGAGTAGAAGGTACGGAGTATCTTGGTCGAACGGTTATGATCGACCAGTCGCCGATAGGTCGCACACCGCGATCAAATCCGGCAACCTATACCGGCGCTTTCACACCGATCCGGGAACTTTTCGCTGAGACAACCGAGGCAAAAGCTCGCGGCTGGAAACCCCGACGGTTCAGTTTCAACGTAAAAGGCGGACGCTGTGAGACCTGCCAAGGCAACGGCTACATTGCGGTAGAGATGCACTTCCTGCCAACGGTGTATGTACCGTGTGATGTCTGTAACGGCAAGCGTTTTATGAAAGAGACGCTCGAAGTGGAGTATCGTGGAAAGAATATACACGACGTTCTTCACATGACCGTGGAAGAGTCCATGAAATTCTTTGATGATATTCCTCAGATATCTGATCGACTTCGCTCACTCAACGACGTAGGCCTCGGCTACTTAGAACTCGGCCAATCTGCTACCACTCTTTCGGGTGGTGAGGCGCAGCGCGTAAAGATAGCGTCCGAGTTGTATCGACAACACACCCAAAAGACCATGTATATTCTCGACGAGCCAACCATCGGCCTGCATTACGAGGACGTGGCAAACCTGATCGTGATCCTGCAGAAGTTAGTGGAGAAGGGGAATACGGTCCTGGTGATCGAGCATAACATGGACCTTATTAAGAGCTCGGATTATGTTATCGATATTGGACCGGAAGGAGGAGAGGGTGGTGGAACGATCGTGGCTAAAGGCACACCGGAAGAAGTGGCTGAAGTAGAAAACTCTCACACCGGACAGTATCTCAAACGATCACTGAAAAATTGA
- the msrA gene encoding peptide-methionine (S)-S-oxide reductase MsrA, giving the protein MEKATFAGGCFWCQDAVFRMLKGVHLVRSGYSGGDTKDPSYETVSEGVTWHREAVQIEYDPDEISFEDLLEVFWTSHDPTQVGGQGSDIGPQYEAAIFYHTEEQRSAAEQSKQALEGSTVYDAPIATEILPYKNFYPAEEYHQGYYQNNSDAPYCQLVINPKVEKVRELFSKKLK; this is encoded by the coding sequence ATGGAAAAAGCAACATTTGCAGGTGGATGCTTTTGGTGTCAGGACGCAGTATTTCGGATGCTCAAAGGTGTCCATTTGGTACGCTCCGGCTACTCAGGCGGTGATACGAAAGATCCGTCATACGAAACGGTTTCAGAGGGGGTAACCTGGCATCGTGAGGCGGTACAGATAGAGTATGATCCAGACGAGATATCGTTTGAAGATCTGTTGGAAGTATTTTGGACCTCGCATGACCCCACGCAGGTTGGCGGGCAAGGGAGTGATATCGGGCCTCAGTACGAGGCGGCTATTTTCTACCATACTGAGGAGCAGAGAAGCGCTGCTGAGCAATCAAAGCAAGCTCTCGAGGGCTCAACGGTATATGATGCACCGATCGCTACCGAGATTCTGCCTTACAAGAACTTTTATCCGGCCGAGGAGTATCATCAGGGCTATTATCAGAACAATAGTGACGCACCCTACTGTCAGTTGGTGATAAATCCAAAAGTGGAGAAAGTAAGGGAATTGTTTTCTAAAAAATTAAAATAA
- a CDS encoding ParB/RepB/Spo0J family partition protein produces MNQFATPTTERTPQLTKLLGSIRMIPIDRVVPDPGQPRKYFDEVVLAHFADGVEAIGQLMPIIVVPFEASDEADYQIVDGERRWRAMRMRESTEIRAFVAKNIRSAEQAFMFSIAANFNREEHTPMEIARSIERLKHDGLSGKEIEVLTGKSVYWIHSYYRLLKLHPDVVKYIDPALPAENRMKLQIARLLTECDHKVQQLVAHRLIGQRISVARASKIIDEVNEKHGGRIPQRQQPARRFQRVNRLAENTLASLTDLNPRKLREAIASRSNEEVEQLKTHCERISEQAMNIADVAGEVLERKGSRRGNGDS; encoded by the coding sequence ATGAACCAGTTTGCTACTCCGACCACAGAACGCACACCTCAACTCACAAAGCTTCTTGGAAGCATCCGAATGATCCCGATTGACCGAGTCGTCCCCGACCCCGGCCAGCCGAGAAAGTATTTTGATGAAGTGGTGCTCGCTCACTTCGCGGACGGGGTTGAAGCGATCGGCCAACTTATGCCGATCATTGTTGTTCCGTTCGAAGCATCTGATGAAGCCGATTATCAGATCGTTGATGGCGAGCGACGCTGGCGAGCAATGCGGATGCGTGAATCAACTGAGATACGCGCATTCGTCGCGAAGAACATAAGAAGCGCAGAGCAAGCCTTTATGTTCTCCATTGCGGCAAACTTCAATCGTGAAGAACATACGCCGATGGAGATCGCACGGAGTATCGAGCGCCTCAAACACGACGGACTCAGTGGTAAGGAGATCGAGGTACTAACCGGCAAATCAGTTTACTGGATCCACAGCTACTATCGTCTGCTTAAGCTCCATCCCGATGTGGTGAAATACATTGATCCGGCACTTCCGGCTGAAAACAGAATGAAGCTTCAGATAGCGAGGCTTCTGACTGAATGCGACCACAAGGTTCAGCAACTTGTTGCCCACCGTCTGATCGGGCAGCGCATTTCTGTTGCAAGAGCGAGTAAGATAATAGACGAAGTGAACGAGAAGCACGGCGGACGGATTCCACAACGACAGCAACCGGCCCGACGATTTCAGCGAGTAAATCGGCTTGCCGAAAATACACTCGCGTCACTAACGGATCTCAACCCAAGAAAACTACGCGAGGCGATCGCCTCGCGTAGCAATGAGGAAGTTGAGCAGTTGAAGACCCATTGCGAGCGAATATCAGAGCAAGCGATGAACATTGCTGACGTTGCCGGAGAGGTCCTAGAGAGAAAAGGATCTCGAAGAGGAAATGGTGACAGTTAA
- a CDS encoding PEP-CTERM sorting domain-containing protein (PEP-CTERM proteins occur, often in large numbers, in the proteomes of bacteria that also encode an exosortase, a predicted intramembrane cysteine proteinase. The presence of a PEP-CTERM domain at a protein's C-terminus predicts cleavage within the sorting domain, followed by covalent anchoring to some some component of the (usually Gram-negative) cell surface. Many PEP-CTERM proteins exhibit an unusual sequence composition that includes large numbers of potential glycosylation sites. Expression of one such protein has been shown restore the ability of a bacterium to form floc, a type of biofilm.) encodes MFTSNALAAPVQWTVADGGNDHYYDVINEPYFWIAAASVAMNQTHQGVDGHLATITSVEENLFLYDTFGSDALDHKWLGGRQLSTASGPEDGWGWITGEQWDYTNWGTGQPDDNLVSEERLQFDAQYITASEGVGWNDADKDLQFGYVVEYPVPEPASVTLLAIGSTLLLRRRRV; translated from the coding sequence GTGTTTACTTCGAATGCGCTGGCTGCTCCGGTTCAGTGGACTGTCGCTGACGGCGGCAACGACCACTACTACGACGTGATTAATGAGCCGTATTTCTGGATCGCCGCAGCGTCAGTTGCGATGAATCAAACCCACCAGGGTGTAGATGGCCACCTGGCCACGATCACCTCAGTGGAGGAAAATCTTTTCCTCTATGACACTTTTGGTTCTGATGCACTGGATCACAAGTGGCTGGGCGGCAGACAACTATCCACGGCCAGCGGTCCGGAAGATGGCTGGGGCTGGATCACCGGCGAGCAATGGGACTACACCAACTGGGGAACAGGTCAGCCTGACGACAACCTTGTTTCCGAGGAAAGACTCCAGTTTGACGCCCAGTACATCACGGCAAGCGAAGGTGTGGGCTGGAATGATGCAGATAAAGATCTGCAGTTCGGCTATGTAGTCGAATATCCCGTCCCCGAACCGGCCTCAGTGACACTGCTTGCTATCGGATCTACTCTCCTGCTCAGGCGTCGCCGCGTGTGA
- a CDS encoding UvrB/UvrC motif-containing protein, which yields MKRQDIAKKQLPDQPGVYFFKKGRQILYIGKATSLRDRVRSYFSGDIILSRSHLIQQMVEEAVTVTFQQTDSVLEALVLEAELIKRYQPLYNTRDKDNKSFNYVVVTDEDFPRILTVRGRELEKIEYERPLASSKPSRSTSVSAILRRTSVKRTFGPFTSGSSLQEGFKIIRRIFPYRDRKCIPAEEQRDPRNPKPCFNQQIGLCPGVCTGGITKREYQRHIRNIVLFFEGKKKQLLKKLTTQMNRAAKNQEFEKATDIRRQIYALTHINDTALLTRDFFGNSSGNGKIFRVEAYDIAHLSGSAHVGVMTVVEDGEVNTDEYRKFRIRGQEGVNDTKALREIISRRLDHPEWRMPNLIVVDGGKAQKNVATRLLEDVGVVIPIVAVVKDERHKPRDLIGKEDIVRKHQDDILLANSESHRYAIQFHRQRLRKGRE from the coding sequence ATGAAACGACAGGATATTGCTAAAAAGCAGCTTCCGGATCAGCCCGGTGTATATTTCTTTAAGAAAGGACGGCAAATACTCTACATTGGTAAGGCCACATCCCTTCGCGACCGTGTGCGGAGTTATTTCAGCGGCGACATAATACTCTCTCGCAGTCATCTTATCCAGCAGATGGTCGAAGAGGCGGTTACGGTTACCTTTCAACAAACTGACTCAGTTCTTGAGGCGCTCGTGCTGGAGGCAGAGTTGATCAAGCGGTATCAGCCACTGTACAACACTCGTGACAAAGATAACAAGAGTTTCAACTACGTTGTCGTAACCGATGAAGATTTTCCTCGAATACTTACCGTACGAGGTCGTGAACTTGAAAAAATAGAGTATGAACGACCGCTTGCGTCCAGCAAACCATCACGGTCAACCTCCGTATCGGCAATTCTGCGCCGAACTTCTGTTAAGAGAACCTTTGGTCCGTTTACATCAGGAAGCTCCCTTCAAGAGGGGTTCAAAATAATACGAAGAATATTTCCGTATCGAGACAGAAAATGCATCCCTGCAGAAGAGCAACGTGATCCACGCAACCCAAAACCATGCTTTAACCAACAGATAGGTCTGTGCCCGGGAGTATGCACCGGCGGGATAACGAAACGGGAATACCAGCGACACATTCGCAATATAGTGCTTTTCTTTGAAGGAAAAAAGAAACAGCTTCTTAAGAAACTTACCACACAGATGAATCGTGCAGCGAAGAATCAGGAGTTTGAAAAAGCAACTGATATTCGCCGACAGATATATGCACTAACGCATATTAACGATACCGCACTGCTTACCCGTGACTTTTTTGGAAACTCCTCTGGGAACGGAAAAATATTCCGGGTTGAAGCGTATGATATCGCTCACTTAAGCGGAAGTGCACACGTCGGAGTAATGACGGTGGTGGAAGATGGGGAAGTGAATACTGACGAATATAGGAAGTTTCGAATACGCGGACAAGAAGGGGTGAACGACACGAAAGCACTACGTGAGATCATCTCGCGTCGGCTCGACCATCCGGAATGGCGTATGCCGAACCTGATCGTTGTTGACGGCGGAAAGGCGCAGAAAAATGTTGCTACGCGTTTGCTCGAAGATGTTGGTGTGGTGATACCTATTGTTGCAGTTGTAAAGGATGAACGGCACAAGCCGCGCGACTTGATCGGCAAAGAAGACATCGTAAGAAAACATCAAGACGACATTCTTTTGGCAAATAGTGAGTCTCATCGCTACGCGATACAGTTCCACCGCCAGCGATTGCGAAAAGGGCGGGAATAG
- a CDS encoding D-alanine--D-alanine ligase — protein sequence MSPQLITVGVLRGGPSSEHDVSLRSGETMLRELGKRFEVRDLLVDTYGQWIRNGVPTRPEKALRHVDVVVNGMHGEYGEDGKVQRLLDSMGVPYTGSNAFASALAINKSKARQHLSKRNIKQPVHRDIRKTELCQELVDELFETFPQPSVVKPRSLGSSVGVSIVRTRDDLRNALDHVFTFCENALIEEYIKGKEATCGVIDGYRNERMYALPIVEIRPSDRDFFDYEAKYGGSTHEICPGNFTEKERKEMQQIARDAHTHLGLRHYSRSDFIVTPRRGVYLLEVNTLPGMTPESLFPKSLAAVGSSLEEFLTYLVGLAHSGARR from the coding sequence ATGTCCCCACAACTGATCACTGTTGGTGTGCTCCGCGGCGGTCCGTCCTCAGAGCACGACGTGTCGCTTAGATCAGGCGAGACAATGCTCCGTGAGCTCGGTAAGCGATTTGAAGTGCGCGACCTCCTTGTCGATACATATGGTCAGTGGATCCGTAACGGTGTTCCAACTCGGCCGGAGAAAGCCCTCCGACACGTAGATGTTGTTGTGAACGGAATGCATGGTGAGTATGGAGAGGATGGGAAGGTTCAGCGACTACTCGACTCAATGGGGGTGCCGTATACCGGTTCCAATGCCTTTGCTTCAGCACTAGCGATAAATAAAAGTAAAGCACGGCAACACTTGTCAAAACGAAATATCAAACAACCGGTCCATCGCGATATAAGGAAAACTGAGTTATGCCAAGAGCTTGTCGATGAATTGTTCGAGACTTTTCCGCAACCATCAGTTGTAAAACCGCGTTCGCTTGGTTCTTCAGTAGGGGTTTCGATAGTTCGTACCCGGGATGATCTGCGCAATGCCCTTGATCACGTATTCACGTTCTGTGAGAACGCGCTTATTGAAGAGTATATTAAGGGAAAAGAAGCAACCTGCGGAGTTATTGACGGATATAGAAACGAGCGCATGTACGCGTTACCGATAGTCGAGATACGTCCGTCTGACCGCGACTTTTTCGATTATGAGGCAAAGTATGGCGGGTCAACTCACGAGATCTGCCCGGGCAACTTTACTGAAAAAGAGCGTAAGGAAATGCAACAGATCGCGCGAGATGCCCACACTCATCTGGGGCTGAGACACTATTCACGATCTGATTTTATTGTCACTCCGCGACGAGGCGTGTACTTGCTCGAAGTGAATACGCTACCGGGGATGACCCCGGAGTCATTGTTTCCAAAGTCACTCGCTGCGGTTGGGAGCAGTCTGGAGGAATTCCTAACTTATCTTGTCGGACTGGCTCATTCAGGCGCTCGTCGATAG
- a CDS encoding helix-turn-helix transcriptional regulator, whose translation MATIAENLRKARKKAGLSQDKLAREADVAYNTVVKIESGENKNPTIETLRNIAKALDVSVGELIN comes from the coding sequence ATGGCAACAATAGCAGAAAATCTAAGAAAAGCCCGGAAGAAGGCGGGATTATCGCAAGACAAGCTCGCCCGCGAAGCGGACGTTGCCTACAATACGGTTGTTAAGATTGAATCAGGCGAAAATAAAAATCCGACCATTGAAACTTTGCGAAATATCGCAAAGGCGTTGGATGTTTCCGTTGGTGAATTGATTAATTAA
- a CDS encoding DUF6804 family protein produces the protein MDLNKKKNIALLIAAAFLFVALFDGWPYGFFTLLRFVVFASSVYVAWMAYEAQKEKWVWIFGFLAVLFNPFIVIHLDREIWSIIDLIVGVFMIVSLFALKLDKPKTE, from the coding sequence ATGGATTTAAACAAAAAGAAAAACATAGCACTGCTTATTGCCGCCGCTTTCTTGTTCGTGGCTTTGTTTGACGGCTGGCCTTACGGCTTTTTTACGCTCTTGCGATTTGTGGTGTTTGCAAGCTCTGTGTATGTCGCATGGATGGCGTATGAAGCGCAAAAAGAGAAATGGGTTTGGATTTTCGGATTTCTCGCGGTGCTTTTCAATCCGTTCATTGTCATTCACCTTGACCGCGAGATTTGGAGTATTATTGATTTGATTGTTGGAGTATTTATGATTGTTTCTCTTTTTGCGCTAAAATTGGATAAGCCAAAGACAGAATAA
- the acpP gene encoding acyl carrier protein: MNREEIFEKVVSIVADRMNVHPDEVNDDTNFTLDLCADSLDMVELVMEFEEKFEITIPEGETERIKSVGEAVNFIFDSIISSSAQA, translated from the coding sequence ATGAACAGAGAAGAAATTTTCGAAAAAGTCGTGAGTATCGTTGCTGATCGCATGAACGTGCATCCGGACGAGGTCAATGATGATACGAACTTCACTCTCGACCTTTGTGCTGACTCGCTCGACATGGTCGAACTCGTCATGGAGTTCGAGGAAAAATTTGAGATAACAATACCTGAAGGGGAGACCGAAAGAATCAAGTCTGTTGGTGAAGCGGTCAACTTTATTTTCGACAGCATCATTTCCTCCTCGGCACAGGCGTAG
- a CDS encoding SIS domain-containing protein, producing MAMIDSILKFPEQFDYEPEIENSDALVDEYRHFVLDGMGGSHLHADLLKDHDPSIDLYVHRSYGVPLEAHHPPIDELEKDRTLFIASSHSGNTEEVLDFAEEAHKKGYHVACIATGGKLIEFAQKNDLPYIQFPDTGIQPRTALGFALLALVKFVKPDLLSDLHSLKKVINPESVRERGEELAELLKDHVPVIYSSADNSAIAYNWKIKFNETGKIPAFYNVLPELNHNEMTGFDVQDANKHLSKQFMFVFLKDTNDHDQIQKRMKVCAQLYTDRGFTVIEQPLTGKTYFERALHSLLMADWAALKTAELYGTEPEQVPMVEEFKKKIA from the coding sequence ATGGCAATGATCGATTCAATTTTAAAATTTCCGGAACAATTCGACTATGAACCGGAGATCGAAAATAGCGATGCGCTCGTCGACGAGTATAGGCATTTTGTTCTCGACGGCATGGGTGGATCGCATCTTCACGCAGACCTTCTCAAAGATCACGATCCGTCGATCGATCTATATGTCCACCGAAGCTACGGCGTACCGCTTGAAGCACATCATCCACCGATAGATGAACTGGAAAAAGATCGAACCTTGTTCATTGCCAGCTCGCATTCGGGAAACACCGAAGAGGTGTTGGATTTTGCAGAGGAAGCTCATAAGAAAGGATACCACGTAGCCTGTATAGCTACCGGCGGCAAGCTTATTGAATTTGCTCAGAAGAATGATCTGCCGTATATCCAGTTTCCTGATACAGGCATCCAGCCCAGAACTGCTCTCGGCTTCGCACTCCTCGCGTTGGTAAAGTTCGTTAAGCCGGACCTTCTGTCGGATCTGCACTCACTCAAAAAAGTGATCAACCCTGAATCTGTGCGCGAAAGAGGGGAAGAGCTTGCAGAACTGCTTAAAGATCATGTCCCGGTTATTTATAGTTCAGCAGATAATAGTGCGATCGCTTACAACTGGAAGATCAAGTTCAACGAGACCGGAAAGATACCGGCTTTCTATAACGTTTTGCCGGAACTCAATCATAATGAAATGACCGGCTTTGATGTGCAAGACGCAAATAAGCATCTTTCGAAGCAGTTCATGTTTGTCTTTCTCAAAGACACAAATGACCACGACCAGATCCAAAAGCGAATGAAAGTATGTGCCCAGCTATATACTGACCGTGGCTTCACGGTCATTGAGCAGCCGCTGACCGGCAAAACGTATTTCGAGCGAGCTCTTCATTCACTGCTTATGGCTGATTGGGCTGCGCTTAAGACAGCTGAACTTTACGGAACCGAACCGGAGCAGGTACCTATGGTGGAGGAATTTAAAAAGAAGATAGCGTAA